A genomic region of Bosea sp. 124 contains the following coding sequences:
- the katA gene encoding catalase KatA, which yields MSKTMTTTAGAPIPDNQNSITAGERGPVLMQDYQLIEKLAHQNRERIPERAVHAKGWGAHGTLKITGDISKYTKAKALQPGTETPLILRFSTVAGEMGAADAERDVRGFAIKFYTPEGNWDLVGNNTPVFFVRDPVKFPDFIHTQKRHPKTNMRSPTAMWDFWSLSPESLHQVTILMSDRGLPTDVRHINGYGSHTYSFWNDNGERYWVKFHFKSLQGHKHWTNEEAEKVVGKTRESTQEDLFNALERGEFPKWKVQVQIMPELDADKTSYNPFDLTKVWPHADYPPIDIGVMELNRNPENYFAEIENAAFSPSNIVPGIGFSPDKMLQARVFSYADAHRHRLGTHYENIPVNQPKNPVHHYHRDGQMNTYGGIRTGNPNAYYEPNSFGGPVEAPAAKEPPLKISGDADRYNHRIGNDDYSQPRALFNLFDAGQKERLFSNIAAAMGGIPRDIEDRQLAHFDKVHPDYGNGVRRALAEADGTERPAISVTPNTPQQAAE from the coding sequence ATGTCGAAGACGATGACCACGACGGCCGGCGCGCCGATTCCCGACAACCAGAATTCGATCACCGCCGGCGAGCGCGGGCCCGTCCTGATGCAGGATTACCAGCTCATCGAGAAGCTGGCCCACCAGAACCGCGAGCGCATCCCGGAGCGCGCCGTCCACGCCAAGGGCTGGGGCGCGCATGGCACGCTGAAGATCACCGGCGACATCTCGAAATACACCAAGGCCAAGGCGCTGCAGCCGGGCACCGAGACCCCGCTGATCCTGCGCTTCTCGACCGTCGCGGGCGAAATGGGCGCGGCCGACGCCGAGCGCGACGTGCGCGGCTTCGCGATCAAGTTCTATACGCCCGAAGGCAACTGGGACCTCGTCGGCAACAACACGCCGGTCTTCTTCGTGCGCGACCCGGTGAAGTTTCCGGATTTCATCCATACCCAGAAGCGCCACCCCAAGACCAACATGCGCTCCCCCACCGCGATGTGGGACTTCTGGTCGCTGAGCCCTGAGAGCCTGCACCAGGTCACCATCCTGATGTCGGATCGCGGCCTGCCGACCGATGTGCGCCACATCAACGGCTACGGTTCGCACACCTATTCGTTCTGGAACGACAATGGCGAGCGCTACTGGGTGAAATTCCACTTCAAGAGCCTGCAGGGCCACAAGCACTGGACCAACGAGGAGGCCGAGAAGGTCGTCGGCAAGACCCGTGAATCCACCCAGGAGGACCTGTTCAACGCGCTGGAGCGCGGCGAATTCCCGAAATGGAAGGTGCAGGTCCAGATCATGCCGGAGCTGGACGCTGACAAGACGTCCTACAACCCCTTCGACCTGACCAAGGTCTGGCCGCATGCCGACTATCCGCCGATCGACATCGGCGTGATGGAGCTGAACCGCAATCCGGAGAACTATTTCGCCGAGATCGAGAACGCCGCCTTCTCGCCGTCGAACATCGTGCCCGGCATCGGCTTCTCGCCCGACAAGATGCTGCAGGCCCGCGTCTTCTCCTATGCCGACGCCCATCGCCACCGGCTCGGCACGCATTACGAGAACATTCCGGTCAACCAGCCGAAGAACCCGGTTCATCACTACCATCGCGACGGTCAGATGAACACGTATGGCGGCATCCGCACCGGCAACCCGAACGCCTATTACGAGCCGAACTCCTTCGGCGGTCCGGTCGAGGCGCCTGCCGCCAAGGAGCCGCCGCTGAAGATCTCGGGCGATGCGGATCGCTACAACCACCGCATCGGCAATGACGACTATTCGCAGCCCCGCGCACTCTTCAACCTGTTCGACGCCGGCCAGAAGGAGCGCCTGTTCTCGAACATCGCCGCGGCGATGGGCGGCATCCCGCGCGACATCGAGGATCGCCAGCTCGCCCATTTCGACAAGGTCCATCCGGACTATGGCAACGGCGTGCGGCGCGCGCTCGCCGAGGCCGACGGGACCGAGCGCCCGGCCATCTCGGTGACCCCCAACACGCCGCAGCAGGCGGCCGAATAA